The DNA sequence taatactaggaacaggaagttttgttaagtccatagaatagacttattaacgaaaatttccttttatgtccttgtaatagaaaactttaggtcattccatgtgaatggattaaaccatagttctattggctttcttcttagtttcttatcttgacaatccattacttgtttaaactcacaatggattttaatcacttgtgtctcccaagtcataagaaggtgagttcctagaaactctcccactacgacaaggtaccgtgaattatgtcgaagaaaactaaatggtattgatctcttcggttgtgacaagacaacagaggcgattgggatcatcatatgttataagatgatagaacacttttggaatcaagaataaatatctcctttatttgctacttgtttttcagacttagtcattttcttagaaaagtagtatttgtttgaacaaacactttcttatctattgacaatgggatggtccacccctaatcacttagaaaagctaacaaaccatggttaacagttctagcctttcttaagattttgattaggtcatccatgaatctagtaatgatttacattaagtatacaaccattacatcattctgaaattgtattaccatagaaggatttaggcaacgactagtaactaatcatcaacatgcaactcgaaattttttttttgggaggtaagtttggatataattcaaaaatcaatttaatgatctttgaactgcatatctactaactatttctccacccctatcagttcgcaagatctttaaccacttaccttaatggttttaaccattgctagaaatttatgaaatttttcaaacatttcaaatttctttgcataaggtataatctagagttatcgttttaagaatacaacgaaaaactcatatccacccctgaatgtacattcatcttcgaatgagatgaactactttcagtggatataggcatattaactctttgcagagattgatcttgtcaaatccattatgaacaagatacaaatgccatagattaagaaaatgtggtagtgtctatgatgacataggtttagttacatcaaagagttcttagaatacttcaagtggatcctggtcacagaatacctaactcacattccatacagttttaatccattaataaaagatggatattaaacacttgagaaagtgtaactgtattgtattctggaattagaaatttaagaaaatttctatttggaatctaaaattaaagtcaaagacttaaattcaaccaaatttaatgagtaattctttcttggaccaccactactaatacaaactctaagtcagatttgcccatacaagtaggaaatttctaagattgaggatttatatcaattgggaatagaatttcgggattataatcatatgcgtcatataaaatgacaagaaatgatttatagaccattcgtccaatgatatgtttttaaagctaattcgaaatgaataagctaagaggaattaggataatttcgtttaaaataagaatccaacgatgcttcgattagcgaaagtcaaagtaatcttatttatacaatcttcttgtttcatatcgtaaaaatactagtctaaggtgtcatcaattgatgaacagctagatgtcgcatatacaatatttatctttcgagatctaacactattatgtatgtctaatggtgaaaatccactagggatttatctcattagataaacaagccaagttagaccaacaatgaagattcgaaattaaactacaacttaataacagaaaataacatggttcaatataaattcatacacaattcagaaattataagcatatagcaagtaggaatgacaagtgaaaatactaaaacttacaatcctaaataatttccaaggttttcaacaaactgatatcagtgtcccgtttaggcgagagtcaaagctaccattcattgaatagagttgtcagctcgtctaaaatgttaaacattctagcaaccttttattcgatcaagattggaattcagcgttgtcccgtttaggcgagagtcaaggcaattctatcttatgagcttccaccattgtttcataatttgcaagtcaagtatggtcgccaccattagggtgatccataccatacaaaacacttacaaactacttatcatgcgaggttaaacggtgcgaaattgctaatgaacgttcctccattagggaggattactcactaaaacaaacgcggtgtaaaacccacaatggagatcgaatgtctctataataaagctcaatatttgaaaagagttgtattttcttttattctctttatttattctatttattttaaatatatatttatttaattaaaatttccaatttagaatgaaaaattctaaatataaattttaatttaatatttataaattttacttagatggatatgaaaataacatgaattatttccatcttagtaataatttccaataaatatttagaaaaaaatatttaagttgttacaaaattaatttaaattaatttacaactcaaatttaattttctataaatatatattgcatttcgaaaaattaaagtatataagaatacaattttcgaaaaatgcatattaaaataaaaataaatcctggaaaaaattattctaatttaatgttggcccaaaattaattaataaaattaatttacaacaaaaaatataattttcctatttaattaaatatataagaaaaattacaaatatttaagtatgatgatgaaaatcaacttaaatattaattttctatttaattaaatacactagaaaaatacttcaagcaaaaatatcacctatctagattttcctttgactaattaattctatttctaataatatactttaattcaatttattttaaattaatcaataaatgaaaaaatcattgatttaagttgatccaagaattaattaaaataattaatttacaacttaatctatttttcaagataaaattcgaaattctagcatttaagaaatgcaatttcgaaaattgattaataaaataaagaaaaaatatattttgaaaattatttaaatttagttgaaaaaataaatttcaactaaaaataattttctatttaattaaatgtcatgaaaaagaaatatttaagtatgatgataaaaatcaacttagatatttcattttcaaattaattaaatgtattaaattcaagaaataaataattaagtgtagagaaggcttaattattaatctctagtttaatactaggaaaaaatatacttaaaataaattgtaccaaaattaattatttaaataattaatttcacaatgtataatattttcctatttaatattagaaataataagtagtctagaaataactatctagaaaatatcttatttgactaagtatcttttccacaaaatttgaaaaatatctaatttaagttgtattagaaaaaaatctagaacttaaatatttttcaaatttaaatttaattaaatatcaaaaattaagttgtaaccacttaatttgaaaatattccattttaagttaatattcgaaaagatattaacttaaaaaatatctaaagaatcttaataaccaatgcctaaaattcctcaacttaattttgaaattttgaattcaaaagatattcagatttaagttggttagttgaagataactaaatatcaacttaaataggaatatttaatgaaaaatttaaattaagttccagaaagaatctagatggttataattctatatttaattaaatacaagaaaatacacacagtttagcttagaataaaaaaaattctttaaactatgtttttcttaaattaatttcaaaataaatgaaattaattatgttgctaatcaatttttattaggttaaactagtgtaattaacctagtacagtcattcaaatcaggcaaatgggccttcacaattggggtggtttgtgtgagggaagTCTtggagttcagtatgtcgtacccacttctatggctcccaactctcacacaaggcccaaaagagaggaatttaaccttaataagaacaactgttattaattgaataggcccaaaaactaaatgggcctaaataaattctatcaataactatgataatttattttagcaacattaacctatatgcatctataataaaattaaacacataggctcacacaggcacactttggatgggtcctatcatgttgctaggtcatacacagatgaaagaagattgtaaatatacctgttacaaattattatcttgaccaagggagccatcagatcattagatctggcaaaaagtaaccatggctatttgcaatcaagtaataataggttttgaaaacttacaaacaagctaaaaccacatactcctgcaacaaggttagctggatagttggatgtaggatttatttaattttaaattaaataattaatttcgaaatattattaaaatggattttcgaaaaaaaatttaaaaaaaaataatttcgaaaattaattatatatttaaatttaaaattaaacctacaatttttgaaaaattaggtttcaaccaacctaaatatcatttcaaaaaaaaatttgctaactacttttaaattttaaatgttattttataaataaaaattaaataaaaaattagaaaagataaataaatatctttttcaaattttaaatttaatttaaataattaaaataacaaaatttaaaaaaaaaattagcaaaatatcttatatcatttaaaaattacataattataaatatcttatttttaaatttaaaataagataagatataatcaaattttaaaataagatagattttttaagcaaaaagataaatactaattctattcgaattcaaattacactaatatcttgaattaatttaaaaaaaaattaaattaattcaaaatgataattagaattgaattaggaatagtaatagtatatatacaaaaccatacaaaaaattggaagttaattccatgaaaaagtatgaaaaattgaagaaaaaggaaaaaatccgaaactgtacggacagttctgcgatcatgAAACTATCAATAtggccccgattttgtcaaatcttcaaaaaatcataactaattcaaataaaatccaaattgagttctgtaaaaggctaacttgcttaattttttccatactatccaataaaaataattccagaaacgaaatcacaattatttttcacgaaaatttcacaaacatcaatcaatcatcaaataacactcaatacaacatgataccatccaaagaacatacaaacaatcgttttaaagtccaaatttcatgtaagtaaatcaattaccatggctctgaggccagttgttggaatttattttaccaggatcttagatctactcacaagtatgtttattaacatcctaaataagaactttctaaaacgataaattaaacacatataaagtttaagaaaccttacattgggtgcagcggaataatatgactccttccgttcagatatctagcccttgattcctttctgtagcagagcattatcaatatacgaacctcggatctctttctctgaatcttttatgctgaaactcctttgctgatgatctttcttcacgatcttcctcactatgattgaggtatcacttgatgtgtgtgggcactactgtaatcactaaggatttcgaaattctcaagagggaagagaagaagtgacagctaaagatagggagagagaaggctcaggtttttctctgaaggaaaaatagaaaatttaagtgttaatttcctgaagccttcactatctatttatagcattccactagggttaggtttgaattatttggcattaaaataatgaaaaaatcagtttaaatttcctacaaaagtggctggccctacacttagtggattgggccttgctttttgcaattttgcaattttaacaccttttgtatatgattttctcaaaaataccaatttcctaattcaaccatttaaatgccaattctaactatttaataactataaataattattaaataatattgtcatttatcatatttattaattgaaccatacaaagtaccataattaacaaatatgcccctataaactctttctttacaatttcgcccttacttagtgaaaatttcacaaatagacatagtctaattcgtgaattataattgattaatcaaaaccaattacatgagtcttacaagcaatattatctcaactagtggggggaccatgggtctatataaccgagcttccaataagtagatcaagaatttagcactaaaattcactaacttattaattctttgttgaatccacgcatagaacttagaattgcactctcagtatatagaatgctctatatgttccaccatatagacacatcattagttatccattgttataatcctaatttgatcaatgatcctctatatgaatgatctacactgtaaagggattaaattaccgttacaccctacaatgtatttattcctcaaaacacttgaccccgtataaatgatatttcagcttatgtgaaatgagtactccaccatttatgttcgtttggtcaagctcgaaggagatcatcctttgcttactattcgccagatagaagctatagattccatgtttatgctagcgctcccactcaattgcactaccgtgttcccaaaatgtacgtatcaccctgacctaaaagtaggcttaactaacaaatcaaagaacacgaatagcctttcaagattgagcctaatcatatcaggattaagatcatttgatctaggatcaacttggcgatattgacttgaatagatattacggtaagtttaataaatctaagtcaaagttcaatatcggtcccttccgatgcatactccatgcatccaacctgagctttactttaaccaatgttctggaaagaacatagcatttctccaaatgcaagtaaactctgttgtagattgtcatatcagtaaaaccctatgtctgataaatctaggaaactttattcacatagtcatgtttactttccaatgtgttgacggcacaataaacaggatcaagtatgtgaaaagggtttcagatgaatttatacattatgtacatataatcatgaaataaatcatgtgaaccatgcaacattaaatgttatttctgacctatattaataagtaaatccgattatattgaaatgagttttatttagggcataaaacccaacagcatcATGAAGTACACACTCTTAAAATCACCATAACAAAAGAGGAGCACATCATCTGCAAAGCTCAAATGATTGAGTTGTAAGCTTCCACATCTATCATGAAACTTGAATTCCTGCTTCTGCCCAATCTTAGTCATAATCCTtgaaagatattccattttaagcaCAAATAGCAAGGGAGAGAGGGGATCCCCCTGCCTTAAACCTCTTTTAGATTCAAAAAATCCATGCATTGTGCCATTGAACATGATAGAGAACTTTCGAGTCCTAACACAGTTCATAATGAGATTATGAACTTATTAGGAAACTTAAAAGCCCTCAACATCTCTTCTAAGAAATCCCACTCAATGGTATCATAAGCCTTTTGTAGATCCAACTTGACCATACAACTAGGCTTTGTGTTTCTTCTCCCATAACTCCTCATTAGATCTTGACAAATCATAAAATTTTGCGCTATGAATCTTCCCTGTACAAATCCCCCTGGTTCTGTGGCACTAACTCAGGAAGAACATGTTTCAATCTAAAACAGATCAATTTAGTTGCAACTTTGTATATGACATTGCAGCAAGCAATAGGTCTAAAGTCATTTACAGTGTTTGGACATTTCACTTTTGGAATGAGTGTAAGCACAATGGAGTTGATCTCCTTCAATATCTGCCCCGAATGCAAGAAATTCTGGACTAGAGCACATAAATCTTCCTTAATGAGTTCCCAAGAATCCTGAAAAAAAAACTTGAGTACCCGTCCGGACCTGGTGCTTTgactcctggtattgcaaaaaTAGCAGCTTTGATTTTATCACATGAAAATTCCTGGCACAACCAATTAGCATGCTGATCAGATACAACAGCCCCCGGGTGTACCAAGCTTGATAAAACATGTCTTCTCCCTTGCATTGTATTGCCTAGCAGCCCTTTATAATATGCCAAGAAAGCTTCTGATATCTTTGTTTCTTCTGTTAATCTTTCCCCCTCATGATTCTGTATTGATAACACTCTATTTTGCCTTCTCCTTGCTTTAATACTTGCATGAAAAAATAGTTGTGTTTTCATCTCCACTTTTGAGCCAAGTCACTTTTGCTTTTTGATGAAGATAGGATTGATAATTTTTTTGAGGAAGCAATGTAGTTTTTTCGGGCTGCTAACTCCTCCTGCAACAAATTCTGGTTTAGCGGGTCTGTTGTATTCTACTTTGAATCTGATTTAGCAGGTATTTGGCCTTCTCATTCGCCATCTGTATATCCGAGAAAGCTCGTTTGTTCAGCTCCCTTAGTACCCCTTTCAATCTCTTGAGTTTAGTCAGTACTTGATACATTTTATGCCCCTAAGTTTGTTGATTCCAGGAGGTTGCTACTGCTGTGCTGAAGTCCGGATGAGTGCTCCACATTTTGAAATATCGAAATGGTTTCTTACCACTAGGAGCCATATCATAGAATGTCATGACAGCTGGTGTGTGATCCATCATCTCTTCATTTATAAAATTCACCTCAGCATTAGGAAACATATCCATCCAACTCAGATTGGCCATGGCCctatcaattttcgaaaaaattctATCATCTCCTTGTTGCTTATTGCTCCAAGTATAAAAGTTGCCACAAGATTTGACATCCTCAAGAAAGCAATTGGAAACACAATCAATAAAGTCCTGAGAGGGACGATATTTAACTCTATTCCCAATTCTTTCTTCCTTGGCAAGGATATCATTACAATCTCCCATGACTAACCAAGGGTCATTTTGAGCAACCTGCCTTAACTCTGTCCACAGATCTTTCCTTCCCGGTTCATCATTATAGGCATACACAACACTTAAAACAAACTTATAGATTCCATCAGTTGTTTCAACCCCCAAATGCATTAATTGACTTGAACACTTAATAATACTTACATTATAACTATTTGGATTCCACGCGATAACAATTCTACCCCCTTTGTGCCATGATATGTTTGAAGTGAAGCACCAACCTTGAAAAACATTTAAGTACAAGTCTCCTAACCTAAGAGACTTAACTCTCGTCTCGAGGAGACCAACCAAACCAACCTTATTCTTATTAATAAACTGCCGAACCATGTGTTGCTTGTGCTAGTTGTTGATTCCCCGGACGTTCCACACTAAAATTCTATCCATTGGATAGAGGAGGCTCTCCCCCTCCTCCAGTATTAGCCAATTTCTTCAACCCCGATCCTTCAATCACATTCCTGTTCTCAATAATGGCCTCCATATCTGTCTCCTCTAGAATCTTATAAGCATTCCGTGTTACTATCATAGCAGGTTGTTTAGACTCCTTTGGTTTCCAGCCTTTCTGAACCATCTGAAAGCCATCCGAGTCAGCAGCCTGCATCTTATTTGTCCCTGGTACCTCCTCAGGCTTTTTCTTAACAACCCATTCTTGCTTGCCTCCTGCTTCTTTCCTACACTCACTTGTTTGATGCCCCATTCCCTTGCACTGCTCATAAAGGACTGGTTTCCACTCATATTTAACTCCAACCGAAGTGTTGAAACCATGTTCATCTTCGAACTCAATGAGGTCAGGTAATTCATGATGTATCGAGACTTCAAGAAGAACTCTTGGATACATTAGCTTCCCTCTCTCTTTGGTGATTGAGTCTAACATAAGTGGTTTTCCCAATTGACCAATAATCTTGAAATATGACCTCTCACCCCAAtatttcaattccaaattttccaGCTGCACCCAGATTGGAATCACAGTgagatttt is a window from the Cannabis sativa cultivar Pink pepper isolate KNU-18-1 chromosome 1, ASM2916894v1, whole genome shotgun sequence genome containing:
- the LOC115704001 gene encoding uncharacterized protein LOC115704001; this translates as MHLGVETTDGIYKFVLSVVYAYNDEPGRKDLWTELRQVAQNDPWLVMGDCNDILAKEERIGNRVKYRPSQDFIDCVSNCFLEDVKSCGNFYTWSNKQQGDDRIFSKIDRAMANLSWMDMFPNAEVNFINEEMMDHTPAVMTFYDMAPSGKKPFRYFKMWSTHPDFSTAVATSWNQQT